The proteins below come from a single Erysipelothrix piscisicarius genomic window:
- a CDS encoding DHHW family protein, which produces MKKYIVVISLGLMLMISVVSILSPDRSRSALEYRNLAQFPTADIPTIVDGTFFDNLETYSLDQLVFRDHILKSSSKIDKYLLKSIRKNHFISKSGYLLEFEDYQEQTLNSLEASFEKPLSNLQSMKDATEHQGGRFIFIDIPQKFDYHHDLFPNYFATNTVHKLNYNHALRTRAEAEHIRSISSSNVFSENNLLEPYYKSDNHYTADASLLIYQELIATLSDTRIQARPLNHYERIDYHSPFIGNNSRTMADTSYSQGEVLYYYKPLDQSLPEYRRYENGSPSDEPVMIEDENISLYSNFMNGDKANTIIQTKRDHLPKILFIGDSFTNALEYLAIYDFNEVHSLDLRSYKGNVFEYIEKNKFDAVVFVRNTQLNLVEKE; this is translated from the coding sequence TTGAAAAAATATATTGTAGTGATTAGTTTAGGTTTGATGTTGATGATTTCAGTTGTCTCAATATTAAGTCCCGATCGATCTCGTTCAGCGTTAGAATATCGAAATCTTGCCCAGTTCCCAACTGCCGATATTCCAACCATAGTCGATGGAACATTCTTCGACAATCTCGAAACATATTCACTTGATCAACTTGTGTTTCGGGATCACATTTTGAAATCAAGTTCCAAAATTGATAAATATTTGTTGAAGTCAATTCGAAAGAATCATTTTATCAGCAAATCTGGTTATCTTTTGGAATTTGAAGATTATCAAGAACAAACTTTAAATTCGTTAGAAGCATCTTTTGAAAAACCCTTATCGAATCTACAAAGCATGAAGGATGCCACAGAACATCAGGGTGGTCGATTTATTTTTATTGATATCCCACAAAAGTTCGATTATCACCATGACCTCTTCCCTAATTATTTTGCAACAAATACTGTCCATAAATTAAACTACAATCACGCACTTCGTACACGTGCCGAAGCGGAACATATTCGGTCCATATCTAGCTCCAATGTTTTTTCTGAAAACAATTTGCTTGAGCCGTATTACAAAAGCGACAATCATTATACCGCCGATGCATCGTTATTAATCTATCAAGAACTCATTGCTACCTTAAGCGACACACGCATTCAAGCAAGACCACTCAATCATTATGAACGCATTGACTACCACAGTCCTTTTATTGGCAACAATTCTCGGACAATGGCCGATACAAGTTATTCACAAGGCGAGGTCCTTTACTATTATAAACCGCTCGATCAATCCCTACCAGAGTATCGACGCTATGAAAACGGTTCGCCATCCGATGAACCCGTTATGATCGAAGATGAAAACATCTCACTTTATAGTAATTTTATGAATGGCGATAAGGCGAATACGATTATCCAGACAAAGCGTGATCATTTACCTAAAATACTCTTTATCGGAGACTCATTCACCAATGCACTCGAATACCTTGCCATTTATGATTTCAATGAAGTTCATTCTCTGGATTTACGGTCTTATAAAGGTAATGTGTTCGAATACATTGAAAAAAATAAGTTTGATGCAGTTGTCTTTGTTCGAAATACACAGCTCAATTTAGTTGAAAAGGAGTAG
- a CDS encoding phosphocholine cytidylyltransferase family protein: MKLVLLAAGRGTRISRYLEGRPKCTVDIGGQPLIEYTIELFNKNGINDIAIVLGYEGQYIREALKGKDVKFYYNPFYDVTNSVASIWFAKDFFQPEEDVLIMNADVFLEQKTLDIILAEKKSPVLFSDDTRKEESDYKFYYENDILIKHGKELTGDDITGEYVGIAKLSSDFLPEFLQRLEILIDSQQHGLWWENILYSMIEEQPIHVKNVAPNFWGEVDYIEDYERIMAFIKK, translated from the coding sequence ATGAAATTAGTATTATTAGCAGCAGGAAGAGGAACTCGTATTAGCCGTTATTTAGAAGGAAGACCTAAATGTACTGTTGATATCGGGGGACAACCACTTATCGAATACACAATTGAATTATTCAATAAAAATGGCATCAACGATATTGCAATCGTATTAGGATATGAAGGTCAATACATTCGTGAAGCACTTAAAGGTAAAGATGTTAAGTTTTACTATAATCCATTCTATGACGTAACAAATAGTGTTGCTTCAATTTGGTTTGCGAAAGATTTCTTTCAACCAGAAGAAGATGTATTAATCATGAATGCGGATGTATTCTTGGAACAAAAAACTCTTGATATTATCTTAGCTGAGAAAAAATCACCGGTATTGTTCTCGGATGATACTCGTAAAGAAGAAAGTGATTACAAATTCTACTATGAAAATGATATCCTCATCAAACATGGTAAGGAATTAACAGGGGATGATATTACTGGGGAGTATGTTGGGATTGCGAAATTATCTTCAGACTTCTTACCTGAATTCTTACAACGTTTAGAAATCTTAATTGATTCGCAACAACATGGATTATGGTGGGAAAATATTTTATATTCCATGATTGAAGAACAACCAATTCATGTGAAAAATGTTGCGCCAAATTTCTGGGGTGAAGTTGATTATATTGAAGACTATGAGCGAATCATGGCTTTTATTAAAAAATAA
- a CDS encoding MurR/RpiR family transcriptional regulator, which translates to MLLINRIKNSTQLSDTESKIAQYILENPQQVNQLTIHELSEITFASASTITRFCRKMKTEGFSDFKVKLASELSSFSITETRIRDDVPFQNNQSSAEIVQSILSLNYQSMNDTYNHIDLTQLERIAHRIYNAPHIYLYGSGQSLILAQDFQYKLFRIELDCNLETSLGFQSLKAHTQPLDSIALIISYYGQNEHNKTVVDSLVERNIPYILITGPLINPCAHMPQKLFMSHHKKNL; encoded by the coding sequence GTGCTACTTATCAATCGAATCAAAAACAGTACGCAACTTTCCGATACAGAATCGAAAATTGCGCAGTATATCCTTGAAAATCCGCAACAGGTAAACCAGCTTACAATCCACGAGTTATCAGAAATCACATTCGCAAGCGCATCAACCATTACTCGTTTTTGTCGTAAAATGAAAACAGAGGGGTTTAGTGATTTTAAAGTTAAACTCGCGAGCGAATTAAGTTCGTTTTCAATTACAGAAACACGCATTCGCGACGATGTCCCCTTTCAAAACAATCAATCAAGTGCAGAAATTGTTCAATCTATTTTATCCCTTAATTACCAATCTATGAATGACACCTATAATCATATTGATCTTACACAACTTGAACGTATTGCACATCGCATCTACAACGCACCACACATCTATCTCTATGGGTCGGGACAATCGTTAATTCTCGCACAGGATTTCCAATATAAATTATTCCGTATTGAACTTGATTGCAATCTCGAAACATCTTTAGGTTTCCAATCGCTCAAGGCCCACACCCAACCGCTCGACAGTATTGCACTCATCATTTCCTATTACGGTCAAAACGAGCATAACAAAACGGTTGTCGATTCTTTAGTAGAGCGAAACATCCCTTATATTCTGATTACCGGTCCTTTAATCAACCCTTGTGCGCACATGCCACAGAAGTTGTTCATGTCTCACCACAAGAAGAACTTGTAA
- a CDS encoding MBOAT family O-acyltransferase has protein sequence MPLTSYTFLFIFLPLAVLINLATHGKYKTSLLAILNLIFISYLGLVPLLIIIISMLTYFYAASILHKNPNKVLFITTISVNILVLVFFKYKPLFIATTNLTFLEGIMAPLGISFYTFQGIAYLADVTYRNRKPETDLLKFSAFFMLFMTITSGPILRYDETKIDDPAVSSDMLYNGFTRFTIGLFKKAYLAANFGLIASKVYKGLYITAFFTGTAWLGSIAFMLQLYLDFSGYTDMALGIGEMLGINLPENFNFPYLATSFSDFWKRWHITLTRWFKDYIYIPLGGNRKGPTRTYLNMLIVWLITGFWHGSSLNFIIWGCFNFLIIILERNVWGDTLKKTPRVIQHLVTLLLINIGWVFFRASSLEQAFDFISKMFIWDMNQIGVKQILTYVLSRPLDWVLAILFCTPIVSTFFTRWSESEIKWQQIASMILIVGLFILGIIFVITSSFKAFIYQQF, from the coding sequence ATGCCCCTCACAAGTTATACATTTTTATTTATATTTCTTCCGCTTGCAGTTCTTATAAACCTTGCTACGCACGGAAAATACAAAACTTCACTGCTCGCAATCCTCAATTTAATTTTTATCAGTTATCTCGGACTTGTTCCGTTGTTGATTATTATCATATCGATGCTAACGTATTTTTATGCAGCATCAATCTTACATAAAAATCCTAATAAGGTTCTATTTATCACCACTATTAGTGTAAATATCCTTGTCTTGGTTTTCTTTAAGTATAAACCACTTTTTATCGCAACAACAAATCTTACATTTTTAGAAGGAATCATGGCTCCTCTTGGAATCTCTTTCTATACATTCCAAGGGATTGCATATCTGGCTGATGTCACTTATCGAAACCGCAAGCCTGAGACAGATTTACTCAAATTTAGTGCTTTCTTTATGCTATTTATGACTATCACTTCCGGTCCGATTTTAAGATATGATGAAACTAAGATCGATGATCCTGCTGTATCCAGTGACATGCTCTATAATGGTTTTACCCGCTTCACAATCGGTTTATTTAAGAAAGCTTATTTAGCTGCTAATTTTGGATTAATCGCCTCAAAAGTTTATAAAGGCCTCTATATAACTGCTTTCTTTACAGGAACAGCATGGCTTGGTTCCATTGCTTTTATGCTTCAATTATATCTCGACTTTTCAGGCTATACTGACATGGCATTGGGAATTGGTGAAATGTTGGGAATTAACCTTCCTGAGAACTTTAATTTCCCCTACCTCGCAACCTCATTTAGTGATTTTTGGAAACGATGGCATATCACCCTTACACGATGGTTCAAAGACTATATTTATATTCCACTTGGCGGCAATCGCAAAGGACCAACACGCACTTATTTGAATATGTTAATAGTTTGGCTCATTACCGGTTTTTGGCACGGGTCTTCCCTTAACTTTATTATTTGGGGATGCTTCAACTTCTTAATTATCATCTTAGAACGCAATGTATGGGGTGATACGCTAAAGAAAACACCACGTGTTATCCAGCATCTTGTTACCTTACTCTTAATTAATATTGGTTGGGTCTTCTTTCGTGCCTCCTCCCTTGAACAAGCATTCGATTTTATCTCGAAAATGTTCATCTGGGATATGAATCAAATCGGCGTTAAACAAATTCTAACGTATGTCCTATCACGCCCACTCGATTGGGTCCTTGCAATTTTATTTTGCACGCCAATCGTTTCAACATTCTTTACGCGATGGAGCGAGAGTGAAATAAAATGGCAACAGATAGCAAGTATGATTCTAATCGTAGGATTATTTATACTCGGAATTATCTTTGTCATTACAAGTTCATTTAAGGCCTTTATTTACCAACAATTTTAA
- a CDS encoding 6-phospho-beta-glucosidase, with protein sequence MTKKIKIVTIGGGSSYTPELMEGFIKRSDQIDISELWLVDVEAGKEKLEIVGAMAQRMVEAAGLDWKVKLTLDRREALKDADFVTTQFRVGQLEARKRDERIPGEYGSLGQETNGAGGIFKAFRTIPVILDIIHDMETLCPNAWLINFTNPAGIITEAAIKCGGWKRTIGLCNIPVGCTKINHEAMGYDEDANILFEKFAGINHFHWHRVLDKDGTEVTQELIQRLFDPNSAFSKVQEVKNITPIPYNLDQLHDLGMIPCSYHRYYYIARNMTEEFMENWSNHKTRAETVQQTEAALFDLYKDPNLNYKPEELTQRGGAHYSDAACQLIASIHNDLRTVMTVSTQNNGTITDLPYDCVVEVTSVITSHGAEPFNWGSFAPSARGQLQMMKAMEETVIEAAVTGNYAKAVQAFTINPMIQAGHYTTDMLHEMLVAHKAYLPQFADKIAELEAQGVKYIAD encoded by the coding sequence ATGACTAAAAAAATAAAGATTGTTACGATAGGTGGTGGCAGCAGCTACACACCGGAGTTAATGGAAGGTTTCATCAAACGATCCGATCAAATCGATATCTCAGAATTGTGGTTGGTCGATGTTGAAGCGGGAAAAGAAAAATTAGAAATTGTCGGCGCAATGGCTCAACGTATGGTTGAGGCAGCAGGTCTTGACTGGAAAGTAAAATTAACACTTGACCGTCGTGAAGCGCTCAAAGATGCGGATTTTGTGACGACACAATTTCGTGTTGGACAACTTGAGGCAAGAAAACGTGATGAACGTATTCCCGGGGAATACGGTTCATTGGGTCAGGAAACAAATGGGGCAGGCGGAATATTTAAGGCATTTCGAACCATTCCTGTAATTCTTGATATTATTCACGATATGGAAACATTATGTCCCAATGCATGGCTTATTAACTTTACAAATCCAGCGGGGATTATAACGGAAGCAGCAATTAAATGTGGTGGATGGAAACGTACGATTGGTCTTTGCAATATCCCGGTTGGATGTACAAAAATTAATCATGAAGCGATGGGATATGATGAAGACGCGAATATCTTGTTTGAAAAATTTGCGGGGATTAATCATTTTCACTGGCACCGTGTTTTGGATAAAGATGGAACAGAAGTAACGCAAGAATTAATTCAGCGTTTGTTTGATCCTAACAGTGCATTTTCAAAAGTACAAGAAGTAAAAAATATCACACCAATACCGTATAATCTTGATCAACTCCATGATTTAGGGATGATTCCTTGTTCTTACCACCGCTATTATTATATTGCGCGGAATATGACAGAAGAGTTTATGGAAAATTGGTCAAATCATAAGACACGTGCTGAAACCGTTCAACAAACCGAGGCGGCCTTATTTGATTTATATAAAGATCCAAATTTAAATTATAAACCTGAAGAACTTACACAACGTGGCGGTGCGCATTATTCTGATGCAGCATGTCAATTAATCGCATCCATCCATAATGACTTACGTACGGTGATGACGGTAAGTACTCAAAATAATGGAACCATTACGGATTTGCCTTATGATTGTGTTGTGGAGGTAACCAGTGTAATTACCTCGCACGGTGCAGAACCGTTTAACTGGGGTTCTTTTGCTCCTTCCGCACGCGGTCAATTACAAATGATGAAAGCAATGGAAGAAACGGTGATCGAAGCTGCAGTTACGGGTAATTATGCGAAAGCGGTTCAGGCATTTACAATTAATCCGATGATTCAAGCAGGGCATTATACGACAGATATGCTTCATGAAATGCTTGTGGCCCATAAAGCTTATCTGCCTCAGTTTGCAGATAAAATTGCGGAACTGGAAGCTCAAGGCGTTAAATACATCGCCGATTAG
- a CDS encoding pyridoxal-phosphate-dependent aminotransferase family protein: MLNFTVGPVMMRQDIMDVGAEPVPYFRTPEFSDVMLENESIVKEICGARDEDKVVVLTGSGTAAMDAAIVNCAKENDKFLIVNGGSFGARFCEICSVYDVNFESIDLDFGQSLTSSDLEPYENAGFTGFLVNLDETSSGVLYDIDLISAFCKRNNLFLIVDAISAFLADEIMMEKSNIDILITGSQKALALPPGLSILVLSEDAQRRVDENKRPCYYLDLKSALSNAKRGQTPFTPAVGIVLQLNLRLKQVKQDGIEQTIGNTRALAMSFRSKIEDYGFKCVTNSSSNAVTALFVPEGKSAKEIFTVLKDEYEIWVTPSGGVYADSVLRVSHIGEITQENMETLYNALDSLTERGII, translated from the coding sequence ATGCTTAATTTTACAGTTGGGCCGGTCATGATGCGTCAAGACATAATGGATGTTGGTGCTGAGCCTGTTCCATACTTTAGAACACCTGAATTTTCAGATGTTATGTTGGAAAATGAATCAATCGTTAAGGAAATTTGCGGTGCTCGAGATGAAGACAAAGTAGTGGTCTTAACGGGATCGGGTACAGCTGCTATGGATGCAGCAATTGTGAATTGCGCAAAGGAAAACGATAAGTTTTTAATTGTTAATGGCGGCTCTTTTGGAGCTCGTTTTTGTGAAATATGTTCTGTTTATGATGTGAATTTTGAATCCATTGATTTAGATTTTGGTCAAAGTTTGACATCATCTGATTTAGAACCTTATGAGAATGCTGGATTTACAGGATTTCTGGTGAATTTAGATGAAACATCTTCAGGTGTTTTATATGATATCGATTTAATTTCGGCGTTTTGTAAACGTAATAATCTATTCTTGATTGTGGATGCAATCAGTGCGTTTTTAGCGGATGAAATTATGATGGAGAAGTCCAATATTGATATTCTCATTACCGGGTCTCAAAAGGCTTTAGCATTGCCTCCAGGACTTTCAATTCTTGTGTTGTCTGAAGATGCTCAACGACGTGTCGATGAGAACAAACGTCCATGCTATTACTTAGATTTAAAGAGTGCACTATCAAATGCGAAGCGGGGCCAAACACCGTTTACACCGGCTGTTGGTATTGTTTTACAACTGAATCTAAGACTTAAACAAGTTAAGCAAGATGGCATTGAACAAACAATTGGAAATACAAGAGCACTCGCAATGTCATTTCGATCAAAAATTGAAGATTACGGTTTCAAGTGTGTCACCAATTCTAGTTCGAATGCAGTAACGGCGCTTTTTGTTCCAGAAGGTAAATCAGCAAAAGAAATTTTTACGGTTCTAAAGGATGAATATGAAATCTGGGTAACACCGAGTGGTGGTGTTTATGCAGATTCTGTTTTAAGGGTTTCGCACATTGGTGAAATCACTCAAGAAAATATGGAGACATTATATAATGCGCTCGATTCACTTACAGAAAGAGGTATAATCTAA
- a CDS encoding lactonase family protein yields MTKILLGTYTKSESKGIYEIDLINDRLHNLTHIADVENPTYLDYDPSTQTLFSVYQKENQAGIATWKYLSVNTELLESFTEPGPAPCYVAYDQNEDQIYDANYHKGRVNVYKNHQVFKKIEYKDGSHAHFVNKKPNTEFVYVCDLGLDTVRKYELMNEIATYKAPEGSGPRHLAFHPQLPLLYLFSEHTCHVTVLENDGFDFIEHGVFDALQEIDAIRSAAAIRISKDGNYLYVSNRGHDSITVFKISQDGLQLEFIQNISSFGEHPRDFALSPDDEYLVCANRDTNNLTLYARNHETGMLTLLQSDVYAPECVSVLFIS; encoded by the coding sequence ATGACAAAAATATTACTTGGAACTTATACAAAATCTGAAAGCAAAGGAATTTATGAGATCGATCTAATCAATGATCGTTTACATAATTTAACGCACATTGCGGACGTAGAAAACCCAACTTATCTTGACTACGATCCATCCACGCAAACGCTTTTTAGCGTTTATCAAAAAGAAAATCAAGCAGGAATTGCGACATGGAAGTATCTTAGCGTGAACACCGAGTTGCTTGAGTCTTTCACCGAGCCTGGACCTGCACCGTGTTATGTTGCATACGATCAAAACGAAGATCAAATTTACGACGCAAATTACCATAAAGGACGTGTCAATGTTTATAAGAATCATCAAGTCTTTAAAAAAATTGAGTATAAAGACGGATCGCATGCCCATTTCGTAAACAAGAAGCCCAATACGGAATTTGTTTATGTTTGCGATCTGGGGTTGGATACAGTTCGTAAATACGAACTCATGAATGAAATCGCAACTTATAAGGCACCCGAAGGGTCTGGTCCGCGTCACCTTGCCTTTCATCCACAATTACCACTTCTCTATCTATTTTCGGAGCATACATGTCATGTTACGGTTTTAGAAAATGACGGATTTGATTTTATCGAGCACGGTGTGTTTGATGCATTGCAAGAAATTGATGCAATCCGATCTGCAGCTGCAATTCGAATCTCTAAAGACGGAAACTATCTCTATGTATCCAACCGTGGTCACGACTCCATCACAGTCTTTAAAATCAGTCAAGACGGACTCCAGCTTGAATTCATTCAAAATATTTCAAGCTTTGGTGAACATCCTCGTGATTTTGCCCTTAGTCCAGATGATGAATACCTGGTTTGCGCAAACCGCGATACCAACAATCTCACCTTATACGCAAGAAATCACGAGACTGGCATGCTGACATTACTCCAATCAGATGTTTACGCTCCCGAATGTGTCTCTGTCCTTTTCATCTCATAA
- a CDS encoding Cof-type HAD-IIB family hydrolase produces MIKLIATDMDGTLLDANHELTPSMRAKILELRHQGIKFGVATGRPMDSAVFGIPDIAELFDFAICDNGGFVYDFADGEIHEQFPLSEDLIREILDTFMPMGGNPVLTGPGKLYTEFEDFYNIEVRTHIDLEYVDVRSKVLDSHAKIIFSGEPETLARIEAHVLANPDPRYVAFYSQKELIEFMDPRINKMVGLQYYMDKYGITAKEIMTFGDNNNDLHMIEDAGHGVAMENATPAVKNVADAICGLNSEDGVKQYLDQYKF; encoded by the coding sequence ATGATTAAGTTAATTGCGACGGATATGGATGGGACACTTTTGGACGCAAATCATGAATTAACACCATCAATGCGAGCAAAGATTCTTGAATTACGTCACCAAGGGATTAAATTTGGGGTTGCGACGGGCAGACCCATGGATTCCGCAGTCTTTGGTATACCCGATATTGCAGAATTATTTGATTTCGCAATCTGTGATAACGGAGGATTTGTGTATGATTTTGCGGATGGTGAGATTCATGAACAATTTCCGTTAAGCGAAGATTTAATTCGTGAAATTTTGGATACCTTTATGCCAATGGGAGGAAATCCGGTATTAACGGGACCTGGCAAGTTATACACAGAGTTTGAGGATTTTTATAATATTGAAGTCCGAACCCATATTGATTTGGAATATGTGGACGTCCGTTCAAAGGTTTTAGATTCACATGCAAAGATTATTTTTAGTGGAGAACCAGAAACCTTAGCACGTATTGAGGCTCATGTTCTTGCGAATCCAGATCCAAGGTATGTTGCATTTTACTCCCAAAAAGAGTTGATTGAGTTTATGGATCCACGGATTAATAAGATGGTAGGGCTCCAATACTATATGGATAAATATGGTATTACAGCGAAAGAAATTATGACGTTTGGTGATAACAATAATGATTTGCATATGATTGAGGATGCAGGTCATGGTGTTGCAATGGAGAACGCTACACCAGCTGTAAAGAACGTTGCGGACGCGATATGTGGTTTGAATTCTGAAGATGGTGTCAAACAATATCTGGATCAATACAAATTTTAA
- a CDS encoding sugar transferase: MINNNSDARENIELMEKYQEFKKKHPYVYLKRFFDLILTLLFSPIIIIIVVIFAIIVKVDSKGPAFYTQQRVGQAGKEFKIYKLRSMRVDAEVNTGAVWAEKNDPRITKVGRFIRKVRIDELPQFLNVLIGEMSIIGPRPERKDLTDQFESEIPGFKERLLVKPGITGWAQVNGGYDITPAEKLVFDREYLDAFSFKQDVVIIFKTIRVVLTGSGAR, translated from the coding sequence ATGATAAACAACAACTCCGATGCTCGTGAAAATATAGAATTAATGGAAAAGTATCAAGAGTTTAAGAAAAAACACCCATACGTTTATTTAAAACGATTTTTTGATCTTATCTTAACACTATTGTTTTCACCAATTATTATTATAATTGTTGTGATTTTCGCAATTATTGTTAAGGTGGATTCTAAGGGGCCAGCTTTCTATACACAGCAACGTGTAGGGCAAGCTGGTAAGGAATTCAAAATCTATAAATTACGTTCGATGCGTGTTGATGCAGAGGTCAATACCGGGGCTGTGTGGGCCGAAAAGAATGATCCACGCATTACTAAAGTAGGGCGTTTTATTCGCAAGGTTCGTATCGACGAATTACCACAATTCTTAAATGTTTTAATTGGAGAGATGAGTATAATTGGTCCTCGTCCAGAGCGTAAAGATTTAACGGATCAATTTGAATCGGAAATACCTGGATTTAAAGAAAGACTCCTTGTTAAGCCGGGAATTACAGGTTGGGCTCAAGTTAATGGAGGTTATGACATTACACCTGCTGAAAAACTTGTGTTTGATCGTGAGTATCTTGATGCGTTTTCGTTTAAACAAGATGTCGTGATTATTTTTAAAACAATTCGTGTGGTTCTTACAGGCAGTGGCGCACGTTAA